The Arachis duranensis cultivar V14167 chromosome 2, aradu.V14167.gnm2.J7QH, whole genome shotgun sequence genome has a window encoding:
- the LOC107475686 gene encoding non-specific lipid-transfer protein 1, whose product MAKLAPCVVLMLCMAIVGAPIAKAAIQCSFVTKSIAPCFGYLKSGGTVSGPCCSGIQNINGTAKTTSDRQAVCNCLKSVAGSLGSQINLNNAASLPGKCGVSIPYKISTSTNCSSIK is encoded by the exons ATGGCTAAGCTAGCACCATGTGTGGTTCTCATGTTGTGCATGGCTATAGTGGGTGCACCCATTGCCAAAGCTGCCATCCAATGTTCCTTTGTCACAAAGAGTATAGCTCCATGCTTCGGTTACCTCAAAAGCGGAGGGACTGTTTCCGGGCCATGTTGTAGTGGCATCCAGAACATCAATGGCACTGCCAAGACCACCTCTGATCGTCAAGCAGTTTGTAACTGCTTGAAATCGGTCGCAGGTAGTCTTGGCAGCCAAATTAACCTTAACAATGCTGCCTCTCTACCTGGCAAATGTGGTGTTAGCATTCCCTATAAGATTAGCACCTCTACCAACTGTTCTAG catCAAGTGA